The following proteins are encoded in a genomic region of Nocardioides sp. cx-173:
- a CDS encoding ATP-dependent helicase: protein MSAPTYHLVRQEARVDVPRLDEQQQRVVDHPGGPLLVLAGPGTGKTTTLVEAIVRRVEDGARPDEILALTFSRKAAEQLRDRVTARLGRTMATSLCATFHSFAYGLVRRYAPAEIYAAPLRLLSAPEQDVVLRELLSDHPESVSWPESLHRALGTRGFAREVNAVLSRAREKGKDGADLKALGEEHDLPEFVAAGLFLEQYLTNLDYVGATDYSDLIRRATIEAAEHRDELRAAYRHVFVDEYQDTDPGQVALLRQLAGDGRDLTVVGDPHQSIYGFRGAEVRGILDFPAAFPHADGRPADVVALRTTRRFGPHLLLASQRVASRLALPGSIPDTAKQAFLEPLADAPGLGNGKVVVRTFDTDRAEAEHLADLLRRAHLEDGVAWDDMAVLVRSGRTSIPPLRRALGAAGVPVEVASDEVPLVRDPAVLPLLDAMLAVVNLDNDDPDHVDYLHPTRAEALLLGPLGGLDSGDVRRLARALRVRAKERAHADATSPAPSRELVRRAVVDPSYLDGLHGPEITRARTLGQLLAGARATLDEGASAEEVLWHLWAGTSWPQRLRRSVEAGGGAARRAHRDLDSICALFEVVARAEEQRVHLGVADLLATLTAQQIPADTLAERGARGAAVRLLTAHRAKGLEWRLVVVAHVQQDAWPDLRRRTTLLQADRIGTDGLVPPVTARELLLEERRLFYVACTRARERLVVTAVQSPEDEGEQPSRFLEELGVNDVAHVVGRPARPLSIGGLVGELRRTLADPETPEPLRDAAARRLARLSDETAGPRPLVPQADPGTWWGTRARSRSPEPVRDPDLPVPVSSSVLESLMVCPTQWFLEREAGGVARAHQSANLGQLLHALAERVASGEIDAGPGDVDALMSHVDEVWDRLEFRTPWSKAREHERVRAALARFLQWHHANTRTLLATEHPFSAVVTLGGEDEEPVEVQLTGYADRVELASDGSVVVVDLKTGRAKPSDKSVEQHVQLGLYQYAVDRGAVADLVPEGVEARAGGAELVQLGILDDSTSAAVQTQDAQADDGPYRGALRSELVRAAELLRTERFPAIAGSQCRDCSFVPICPIKSAGSVTDQ from the coding sequence GTGAGCGCGCCGACCTACCACCTCGTCCGGCAGGAGGCGCGCGTCGACGTGCCCCGCCTGGACGAGCAGCAGCAGCGCGTGGTCGACCACCCCGGCGGGCCGCTGCTGGTCCTCGCCGGCCCCGGCACCGGCAAGACCACGACCCTGGTCGAGGCGATCGTGCGCCGCGTCGAGGACGGCGCCCGCCCCGACGAGATCCTGGCGCTGACGTTCTCGCGGAAGGCGGCCGAGCAGCTGCGCGACCGGGTCACCGCGCGCCTGGGGCGCACGATGGCGACCAGCCTGTGCGCGACGTTCCACTCCTTCGCCTACGGCCTCGTGCGCCGCTACGCGCCGGCCGAGATCTACGCCGCCCCGCTGCGGCTGCTCTCCGCCCCGGAGCAGGACGTCGTGCTGCGCGAGCTGCTCAGCGACCATCCCGAGTCGGTGTCGTGGCCGGAGTCGCTGCACCGCGCGCTGGGCACCCGCGGCTTCGCCCGCGAGGTCAACGCGGTGCTCTCTCGCGCCCGAGAGAAGGGCAAGGACGGCGCCGATCTCAAGGCGCTGGGGGAGGAGCACGACCTGCCGGAGTTCGTGGCCGCCGGCCTCTTCCTCGAGCAGTACCTCACCAACCTCGACTACGTCGGCGCCACCGACTACTCCGACCTGATCCGGCGCGCGACCATCGAGGCGGCCGAGCACCGCGACGAGCTGCGCGCGGCCTACCGGCACGTCTTCGTCGACGAGTACCAGGACACCGACCCCGGCCAGGTCGCGCTGCTGCGCCAGCTCGCCGGCGACGGCCGCGACCTGACCGTCGTCGGCGACCCGCACCAGTCGATCTACGGCTTCCGGGGCGCCGAGGTGCGCGGCATCCTCGACTTCCCGGCCGCCTTCCCGCACGCCGACGGCAGGCCGGCCGACGTCGTCGCGCTGCGCACCACCCGCCGCTTCGGACCGCACCTGCTGCTCGCCTCCCAGCGCGTGGCCTCCCGGCTGGCGCTGCCGGGCTCGATCCCCGACACCGCCAAGCAGGCGTTCCTCGAGCCCCTCGCGGACGCGCCGGGGCTGGGCAACGGCAAGGTCGTGGTCCGCACCTTCGACACCGACCGCGCCGAGGCCGAGCACCTCGCCGACCTGCTGCGCCGCGCCCACCTCGAGGACGGCGTCGCGTGGGACGACATGGCGGTCCTGGTGCGCTCGGGCCGGACCTCGATCCCGCCGCTGCGCCGGGCGCTCGGCGCCGCCGGCGTGCCCGTGGAGGTCGCCAGCGACGAGGTGCCGCTGGTCCGCGACCCCGCGGTGCTGCCGCTGCTCGACGCCATGCTGGCGGTGGTCAACCTCGACAACGACGACCCCGACCACGTCGACTACCTCCACCCCACCCGCGCCGAGGCGCTGCTGCTGGGTCCGCTCGGCGGCCTCGACTCCGGCGACGTACGCCGCCTGGCCCGTGCGCTGCGGGTCCGCGCCAAGGAGCGGGCCCACGCCGACGCCACCTCGCCGGCGCCCTCGCGCGAGCTGGTGCGCCGCGCGGTCGTCGACCCGTCCTACCTCGACGGGCTCCACGGCCCCGAGATCACCCGCGCCCGGACGCTGGGCCAGCTGCTGGCCGGGGCGCGGGCCACCCTCGACGAGGGCGCCTCCGCGGAGGAGGTGCTGTGGCACCTGTGGGCCGGGACCTCCTGGCCCCAGCGGCTGCGGCGCTCGGTGGAGGCAGGCGGCGGTGCCGCGCGGCGGGCGCACCGCGACCTGGACTCGATCTGCGCGCTGTTCGAGGTCGTCGCCCGGGCCGAGGAGCAGCGCGTCCACCTCGGCGTCGCGGACCTGCTGGCGACGCTGACCGCCCAGCAGATCCCGGCCGACACGCTGGCCGAGCGCGGCGCCCGCGGCGCCGCGGTGCGGCTGCTGACCGCCCACCGTGCCAAGGGGCTCGAGTGGCGCCTGGTGGTCGTCGCCCACGTCCAGCAGGACGCCTGGCCCGACCTGCGCCGGCGTACGACGCTCCTGCAGGCCGACCGGATCGGCACTGACGGGCTGGTGCCGCCCGTGACCGCCCGCGAGCTGCTCCTCGAGGAGCGCCGACTCTTCTACGTCGCGTGCACGCGCGCCCGCGAGCGGCTGGTCGTCACCGCGGTCCAGTCGCCCGAGGACGAGGGGGAGCAGCCCTCGCGCTTCCTCGAGGAGCTCGGCGTCAACGACGTCGCCCACGTGGTGGGGCGTCCGGCGCGGCCGCTCTCGATCGGCGGGCTCGTCGGCGAGCTGCGCCGTACCCTCGCCGACCCGGAGACGCCGGAGCCGCTGCGCGACGCCGCGGCGCGCCGGCTGGCGCGGCTCTCCGACGAGACCGCCGGTCCGCGGCCGCTCGTGCCGCAGGCCGACCCCGGCACCTGGTGGGGCACCCGCGCGCGCTCGCGCTCCCCGGAGCCCGTGCGCGACCCCGACCTGCCCGTCCCGGTCTCCTCGAGCGTGCTCGAGTCGCTGATGGTGTGCCCGACCCAGTGGTTCCTCGAGCGTGAGGCCGGCGGGGTCGCCCGGGCCCACCAGTCCGCCAACCTCGGCCAGCTCCTCCACGCGCTCGCCGAGCGGGTCGCCTCCGGCGAGATCGACGCCGGGCCCGGCGACGTCGACGCGCTGATGTCGCACGTCGACGAGGTGTGGGACCGCCTGGAGTTCCGCACGCCGTGGTCGAAGGCCCGCGAGCACGAGCGGGTGCGCGCGGCGCTGGCGCGCTTCTTGCAGTGGCACCACGCCAACACCCGCACGCTGCTCGCGACCGAGCACCCCTTCTCCGCGGTGGTCACCCTGGGCGGCGAGGACGAGGAGCCGGTCGAGGTGCAGCTCACCGGCTACGCCGACCGGGTCGAGCTGGCCTCCGACGGCTCCGTGGTCGTGGTCGACCTCAAGACCGGGCGCGCCAAGCCGAGCGACAAGTCGGTCGAGCAGCACGTCCAGCTCGGCCTGTACCAGTACGCCGTCGACCGTGGCGCCGTCGCGGACCTGGTCCCCGAGGGTGTCGAGGCCCGGGCCGGGGGAGCCGAGCTGGTCCAGCTCGGCATCCTCGACGACTCGACCAGCGCCGCCGTGCAGACCCAGGACGCCCAGGCCGACGACGGGCCCTACCGCGGCGCCCTGCGCTCCGAGCTCGTGCGCGCCGCAGAGCTCCTGCGCACCGAGCGGTTCCCGGCGATCGCCGGGAGCCAGTGCCGCGACTGCTCCTTCGTGCCGATCTGCCCGATCAAGAGCGCCGGGTCGGTGACCGACCAGTGA
- a CDS encoding ATP-dependent DNA helicase gives MTTTSQPLRIETPEDLQRVMRTPYAPSDQQWAAISAPLSPAVVIAGAGSGKTTLMAARVVYLVVTGQVRPEEVLGLTFTTKAASELRRKIREALVAAGALDASVRDGDEEPIEPTVLTYNAYAANLLTEHGLRIGHEPDTRVVTDAARYQLGARVVDRFTGEVRHLTDHPATAIQNLLALDGAMSEHLRSAADVRAVDEEARRGFERAIVEERAGKDRKGHREACEKAISAIDRRAELLQLVAGYRRLKRDLGLMDFSDQIELGARLAEDQPDVGAAERVKFKVVLLDEYQDTSVAQATMLSRLFSGPTPDTGLGHAVTAVGDPNQAIYGWRGASVSNILNFADTFPAAAGTCPTYHLTVSRRSDERILEVANRLAAPLYEAYDQVQPLLAKPGAERGTVRTAVFETHAEELEHLVSAVQLAHTGAWSDIGVLTRDNAHAEDVFDALTRASIPVEIVGLSGLLRLPEVAEVVATLHLLHDVTSNASMLTLLTGPRWAIGPRDLRLLSRRAQELAGRHLRRAESPSIGEQLVEIADGIDPAEIPALDDAIADPGEAPYSPEARERFALLAAELRQLRTHIGEPLLDVVRRILETTGVDVELASAVSPAAAARRDNLDLFVKAVADFQAVDGDVTLPALLAYLTAEDDQGNGLDIATPSEADSVKLLTVHRAKGLEWASVFLVGVCESRFPSNRSRTLWTSSPSVLPAPLRGDAADLPQLQGSDKAALDAYRAATRAHDAEEELRLGYVAFTRAAHLLSVTSYCWGTRATPYGPSDYQRVVREQLAAWGEPVETWRDKPVKGDPNPYDALDPARPWPPTDRGVEARLRLDAAARVRAADAGAPDEGLDMVQAAQVADWDAEIDRLLTEARQDRAADVEVPLPSSLSATALARLRDDPEAFARELARPMPRQPSPAARFGTRFHAWVEARFGQQSLLDPDELSGRGDADVADDAELAELVELFEKGSFADRVPHVVEPAFALVLDGQVVRGRIDAVYDEPGGGFLVVDWKTSRSHDADPLQLAVYRLAWAELHGVPLEKVRAGFYYVRSDLLVEPDDLPGRDELERLLRP, from the coding sequence GTGACGACGACCTCGCAGCCGCTGCGCATCGAGACGCCCGAGGACCTGCAACGGGTGATGCGGACGCCCTACGCGCCCAGCGACCAGCAGTGGGCGGCGATCTCCGCGCCGCTGAGTCCCGCGGTCGTCATCGCGGGCGCCGGCTCGGGCAAGACCACGCTGATGGCGGCCCGGGTCGTCTACCTCGTCGTGACCGGCCAGGTCCGGCCCGAGGAGGTCCTGGGCCTCACGTTCACCACCAAGGCCGCCAGCGAGCTGCGCCGCAAGATCCGCGAGGCCCTGGTGGCGGCGGGCGCCCTGGACGCCTCGGTCCGCGACGGCGACGAGGAGCCGATCGAGCCCACCGTCCTGACCTACAACGCCTACGCCGCCAACCTGCTCACCGAGCACGGCCTGCGCATCGGGCACGAGCCCGACACCCGGGTCGTCACCGACGCCGCCCGCTACCAGCTGGGCGCGCGGGTGGTCGACCGCTTCACCGGGGAGGTGCGCCACCTCACCGACCATCCGGCCACCGCCATCCAGAACCTCCTCGCGCTCGACGGCGCCATGAGCGAGCACCTGCGCAGCGCCGCCGACGTGCGGGCCGTCGACGAGGAGGCGCGGCGCGGGTTCGAGCGCGCGATCGTCGAGGAGCGGGCCGGCAAGGACCGCAAGGGGCACCGCGAGGCCTGCGAGAAGGCGATCTCCGCGATCGACCGCCGCGCGGAGCTCCTGCAGCTGGTCGCCGGCTACCGCCGGCTCAAGCGCGACCTGGGGCTCATGGACTTCTCCGACCAGATCGAGCTCGGCGCCCGGCTCGCCGAGGACCAGCCCGACGTCGGCGCCGCCGAGCGGGTGAAGTTCAAGGTGGTGCTGCTCGACGAGTACCAGGACACCTCGGTGGCCCAGGCGACGATGCTCTCGCGGCTCTTCTCCGGCCCGACCCCCGACACCGGCCTGGGTCACGCCGTCACCGCCGTGGGCGACCCCAACCAGGCCATCTACGGCTGGCGCGGCGCCTCGGTGTCCAACATCCTCAACTTCGCCGACACCTTCCCGGCCGCCGCCGGCACCTGTCCGACGTACCACCTGACGGTGAGCCGGCGCTCCGACGAGCGGATCCTCGAGGTGGCCAACCGGCTGGCGGCACCGCTCTACGAGGCCTACGACCAGGTGCAACCGCTGCTGGCCAAGCCCGGCGCCGAGCGCGGCACGGTCCGCACGGCCGTCTTCGAGACCCACGCCGAGGAGCTCGAGCACCTGGTCTCGGCCGTGCAGCTCGCCCACACCGGCGCCTGGTCCGACATCGGGGTGCTCACCCGCGACAACGCACACGCCGAGGACGTCTTCGACGCGCTGACCCGGGCCTCCATCCCCGTCGAGATCGTCGGGCTCTCCGGGCTGCTCCGGCTCCCCGAGGTCGCGGAGGTGGTGGCGACCCTGCACCTGCTCCACGACGTGACGTCCAACGCCTCGATGCTCACGCTGCTCACCGGGCCGCGCTGGGCCATCGGCCCGCGCGACCTGCGCCTGCTCAGCCGGCGCGCGCAGGAGCTCGCCGGGCGCCACCTACGGCGAGCCGAGTCGCCGTCGATCGGCGAGCAGCTCGTCGAGATCGCCGACGGCATCGACCCCGCCGAGATCCCGGCCCTGGACGACGCGATCGCCGACCCGGGCGAGGCGCCGTACTCCCCGGAGGCGCGTGAGCGCTTCGCCCTGCTCGCCGCCGAGCTGCGGCAGCTGCGCACCCACATCGGCGAGCCGCTGCTGGACGTCGTCCGCCGGATCCTGGAGACCACCGGGGTCGACGTCGAGCTGGCCTCGGCGGTCAGCCCGGCCGCGGCGGCGCGGCGCGACAACCTCGACCTCTTCGTCAAGGCCGTGGCGGACTTCCAGGCCGTGGACGGCGACGTGACCCTGCCGGCGCTGCTGGCCTACCTCACCGCGGAGGACGACCAGGGCAACGGCCTGGACATCGCGACGCCCAGCGAGGCCGACTCGGTCAAGCTGCTGACCGTCCATCGCGCCAAGGGCCTGGAGTGGGCCTCGGTCTTCCTGGTCGGGGTGTGCGAGTCCCGCTTCCCCTCCAACCGCTCCCGGACCCTGTGGACGTCCTCGCCCTCGGTGCTGCCCGCGCCGCTGCGCGGCGACGCGGCGGACCTGCCGCAGCTCCAGGGCTCCGACAAGGCGGCCCTGGACGCCTACCGGGCCGCGACCCGCGCCCACGACGCGGAGGAGGAGCTGCGACTGGGGTACGTCGCCTTCACCCGCGCCGCGCACCTGCTCTCGGTGACCTCCTACTGCTGGGGCACGCGGGCCACGCCCTACGGCCCCTCGGACTACCAGCGCGTGGTGCGCGAGCAGCTCGCCGCGTGGGGCGAGCCGGTCGAGACCTGGCGCGACAAGCCCGTCAAGGGCGATCCCAACCCCTACGACGCGCTCGACCCGGCCCGGCCCTGGCCGCCGACCGACCGCGGCGTCGAGGCGCGGCTGCGCCTCGACGCGGCTGCGCGCGTGCGGGCCGCCGACGCCGGCGCGCCGGACGAGGGCCTGGACATGGTCCAGGCCGCGCAGGTCGCCGACTGGGACGCCGAGATCGACCGGCTGCTGACCGAGGCCCGGCAGGACCGGGCCGCCGACGTCGAGGTCCCGCTGCCGTCCAGCCTGTCGGCCACGGCGCTGGCCCGGCTGCGCGACGACCCCGAGGCCTTCGCCCGCGAGCTGGCGCGCCCGATGCCGCGCCAGCCGTCGCCGGCGGCCCGCTTCGGCACCCGCTTCCACGCGTGGGTCGAGGCCCGCTTCGGCCAGCAGTCGCTGTTGGACCCCGACGAGCTCTCGGGGCGCGGCGACGCCGATGTGGCCGACGACGCCGAGCTGGCCGAGCTCGTCGAGCTGTTCGAGAAGGGCAGCTTCGCCGACCGGGTGCCGCACGTGGTCGAGCCGGCCTTCGCGCTGGTCCTCGACGGACAGGTGGTGCGCGGGCGCATCGACGCCGTCTATGACGAGCCCGGCGGCGGGTTCCTGGTGGTCGACTGGAAGACCAGCCGCAGCCACGACGCCGACCCCCTGCAGCTGGCGGTCTACCGGCTGGCGTGGGCCGAGCTGCACGGCGTGCCGCTCGAGAAGGTCCGCGCCGGCTTCTACTACGTGCGCAGCGACCTGCTCGTGGAGCCCGACGACCTGCCGGGTCGCGACGAGCTGGAGCGGCTGCTCAGGCCGTAG
- a CDS encoding FAD-dependent oxidoreductase, with protein MEILDAVVIGAGQAGLSTAYHLGRRGLSHVVLDADEGPGGAWQHRWDSLTMHEVHGIAALPDSAAPGGSERRASDVLPAYFRAYEAAHDIPVLRPVRVDRVTDDDGLLLTHAGERTWTSRTLVNATGTWSHPFVPRYPGMETFAGEQLHTADYPGAEHFRGRRTVVVGGGASAVQLLGEIALVTDTLWVTRRPPVWRTDDFTPEAGRAAVALVEDRVRRGLPPASVVSVTGLALREQEQAAARLGAYERRPMFASVEPDGVRFADGAFEPAEVILWATGFRPAVTHLGPLRLRSRHGGIRLDGTTAVADPRVQLVGYGPSASTIGANRAGRTAARGVAAWVDRAQATA; from the coding sequence GTGGAGATCCTTGACGCGGTGGTGATCGGCGCCGGCCAGGCCGGTCTGTCGACGGCCTACCACCTGGGCCGTCGCGGCCTGTCGCACGTGGTGCTCGACGCCGACGAGGGCCCGGGCGGCGCCTGGCAGCACCGCTGGGACTCGCTGACGATGCACGAGGTCCACGGCATCGCCGCGCTCCCGGACTCGGCCGCCCCGGGCGGCTCCGAGCGCCGCGCGAGCGACGTGCTGCCGGCGTACTTCCGCGCCTACGAGGCCGCCCACGACATCCCCGTGCTGCGCCCGGTCCGCGTCGACCGGGTCACCGACGACGACGGCCTGCTCCTCACCCACGCCGGCGAGCGCACCTGGACCAGCCGGACCCTGGTCAACGCGACCGGCACCTGGAGCCACCCCTTCGTGCCCCGCTACCCCGGCATGGAGACCTTCGCCGGCGAGCAGCTCCACACCGCCGACTACCCCGGCGCCGAGCACTTCCGCGGCCGCCGCACGGTGGTGGTCGGCGGCGGCGCCTCCGCGGTCCAGCTGCTCGGCGAGATCGCCCTGGTCACCGACACCCTCTGGGTCACCCGGCGCCCCCCGGTCTGGCGCACCGACGACTTCACCCCCGAGGCCGGACGGGCCGCGGTCGCGCTGGTCGAGGACCGGGTACGCCGCGGCCTGCCGCCGGCGAGCGTCGTCAGCGTCACCGGCCTGGCCCTGCGCGAGCAGGAGCAGGCGGCCGCCCGGCTCGGCGCCTACGAGCGCCGCCCGATGTTCGCCTCGGTCGAGCCCGACGGCGTCCGCTTCGCCGACGGCGCCTTCGAGCCGGCCGAGGTCATCTTGTGGGCGACCGGCTTCCGCCCGGCGGTCACCCACCTCGGGCCGCTGCGCCTGCGCAGCCGGCACGGCGGGATCCGGCTGGACGGCACCACCGCGGTCGCGGACCCGCGGGTACAGCTCGTGGGCTACGGCCCCTCGGCCAGCACCATCGGCGCCAACCGGGCCGGCCGTACGGCGGCGCGAGGCGTGGCGGCCTGGGTCGACCGGGCGCAGGCTACGGCCTGA